A DNA window from Niabella yanshanensis contains the following coding sequences:
- a CDS encoding DUF4129 domain-containing protein: protein MLLVLLLAGILIGSSGQAQTDAMDSLSFVEPPAADTILQTEEEYDDNDYEGQESYEDSIHRAETNAFDTLSRGAASVSGRKLPAGYIDNLKREDNFDYVKNGIPEPEKRNAPEMSFPIGEIWIYVAIILFLLLLAWYLKEHNLLFFRKKSAAVQSAPQEELLKDIFTIEYESAIKEALSNNNYRLAIRLHYLQLLKTLSEKGMIQYQPDKTNFDYLLQIRSTPHHADFSSLTRQYEYSWYGLFPINQAQYDHVEQLFANFHKKIGA, encoded by the coding sequence TTGTTATTGGTTTTACTGCTGGCCGGTATCTTAATAGGTAGTTCCGGGCAGGCACAAACTGATGCTATGGATTCCCTTTCATTTGTTGAGCCTCCTGCTGCAGATACCATTCTTCAAACAGAAGAGGAATACGATGACAATGATTACGAAGGCCAGGAGTCTTATGAGGACTCTATACACAGGGCTGAGACCAATGCCTTCGACACTTTGAGCCGCGGGGCGGCATCCGTTTCAGGGCGTAAGCTTCCGGCCGGTTATATCGACAATTTAAAAAGGGAAGACAATTTTGACTATGTAAAGAATGGCATCCCGGAACCTGAAAAACGGAACGCTCCTGAAATGAGCTTCCCGATTGGTGAAATCTGGATATACGTAGCTATTATCCTGTTCCTTTTACTTCTGGCCTGGTATCTGAAGGAGCACAATCTGTTATTCTTTAGAAAAAAATCCGCTGCTGTTCAATCAGCTCCACAGGAAGAGTTATTGAAAGATATTTTTACTATTGAATATGAGTCGGCTATAAAAGAAGCTTTGAGCAATAATAATTACAGGTTGGCTATAAGGCTTCATTACCTTCAACTATTAAAGACTTTATCGGAAAAAGGAATGATTCAATATCAGCCAGATAAAACCAATTTTGATTACCTGTTACAGATCAGGTCAACGCCCCATCACGCAGATTTTTCAAGCCTCACCCGGCAGTATGAGTATAGCTGGTATGGACTCTTCCCCATTAATCAGGCTCAATACGACCATGTAGAGCAACTATTTGCTAATTTTCATAAAAAAATCGGCGCATAG
- a CDS encoding SDR family NAD(P)-dependent oxidoreductase gives MSNRKEKYAVITGASQGLGSAFAKELAAQQLNLILVSLPQQNLAAFAKFISNTYQVQVHYYETDLSVKENVLMLCDWINQNFEVQVLINNAGLGGTKKFTEASMQYIDTIMQVNVVATSLLTHQLLPNLLQQKEAYILNVSSMAAFSPIGYKTVYPASKTFIHSFSRGLSEELKNTGVVVSVVNPGAMATNAEVTSRIKKLGFVGRLTLLKPEKVAGRCIRQLFKKDRVIMVNPWSWLAMALLPIWIKLPLLTNNIKREIL, from the coding sequence ATGTCAAATAGAAAAGAAAAGTACGCTGTTATAACCGGCGCCAGCCAGGGCCTGGGCAGCGCGTTTGCAAAAGAGCTGGCGGCTCAGCAATTGAACCTGATACTGGTAAGCCTGCCGCAGCAAAACCTTGCGGCATTTGCCAAGTTCATCAGTAATACCTACCAGGTCCAGGTTCATTATTATGAAACTGACCTCTCGGTTAAGGAAAATGTGCTGATGCTTTGTGACTGGATCAACCAGAACTTTGAAGTGCAGGTGCTGATCAATAATGCCGGGCTGGGTGGCACTAAAAAATTCACCGAAGCATCGATGCAATACATCGATACGATTATGCAGGTAAATGTAGTAGCTACATCACTACTTACTCATCAGTTGCTTCCCAACCTGTTACAGCAAAAGGAAGCTTATATTTTAAATGTATCCAGCATGGCGGCCTTCTCTCCCATTGGATATAAAACAGTATACCCCGCTTCTAAAACTTTTATTCACTCATTTTCAAGGGGATTGAGCGAAGAACTGAAAAATACAGGTGTGGTAGTAAGCGTAGTGAACCCCGGGGCGATGGCTACCAATGCCGAAGTAACCAGCCGTATTAAAAAGCTAGGTTTTGTTGGGAGGCTGACCCTTCTGAAACCAGAGAAAGTGGCAGGTCGTTGCATCCGGCAACTGTTTAAAAAAGACCGTGTAATTATGGTAAACCCCTGGAGCTGGCTGGCCATGGCTTTATTACCCATCTGGATAAAGCTACCTTTACTGACCAATAATATAAAAAGGGAGATTTTATGA
- a CDS encoding head GIN domain-containing protein: MKQLLSLVVIALFTFTTGCKKVFPDGPAVEENRAVGDFSKVEAAFSGNVEFVQSASKSVTVKAADNLQGYIITEVKGNTLVLKTKPNISIKGGSVTIYVSNPSMNGATISGSGNFSLKSDINTTSLDLRVSGSGNIYASKLTATNLEAEITGSGDITIEGGTINTQDIRITGNGDYHTQQMRSEQAKVKVSGSGEARLWADKKLDVQISGSGDVWYSGSPSINTSISGSGKVRKL, encoded by the coding sequence ATGAAACAGTTATTATCATTAGTAGTTATTGCATTATTCACTTTCACAACAGGATGTAAAAAGGTTTTCCCTGATGGTCCGGCTGTGGAGGAAAACCGGGCTGTAGGAGACTTCAGCAAAGTAGAAGCAGCTTTCAGCGGCAATGTTGAATTTGTTCAAAGTGCTTCTAAATCTGTAACCGTAAAAGCTGCTGACAATTTACAAGGCTATATTATCACCGAAGTAAAAGGCAACACGTTAGTACTCAAAACAAAACCCAATATCAGTATTAAGGGAGGTAGTGTTACCATCTATGTATCTAATCCATCTATGAACGGTGCTACCATTTCGGGCTCAGGCAATTTTAGTCTTAAATCCGATATCAATACCACCTCACTCGACCTTAGGGTAAGCGGCAGCGGTAATATTTATGCGTCTAAACTAACGGCGACCAACCTGGAAGCAGAGATCACCGGCAGCGGCGACATCACTATCGAAGGCGGCACCATCAACACACAAGACATCCGTATCACCGGCAATGGCGACTACCATACCCAGCAAATGCGCAGCGAGCAAGCTAAAGTAAAGGTGAGTGGATCAGGCGAAGCCAGGCTGTGGGCCGATAAGAAACTGGATGTACAAATCTCGGGCAGTGGCGATGTATGGTACTCCGGTAGCCCATCCATAAACACCAGTATTTCCGGCTCGGGTAAAGTGCGAAAATTATAA
- a CDS encoding NAD-dependent epimerase/dehydratase family protein: MTVLVTGISGLLGTNLVLLLLEKGYQVKGVARNISSLPFGKHPRLILIQSELTADLSAHLKDTDCVIHVAALTQQNIIHYDEYYRVNHTATALLAEGAIAAGVRQFIYVSTANTIGYGIQQDGLKDPEDQPMRKPFDHSFYARSKAAAEAYLLQQTHRIKVHIANPTFMIGPYDSKPSSGAIILMGMHKRLLFYPPGGKNFVAVKDVASGIEKMIHQGENGRRYLLAGNDNLSYRDFFKLLKEHTGQKQRMIPIPSFLLQVAGCIGDLLRQFSIKTSLCTNNMRILNVKNYYSNKTSVKELGMQYQDIKAAIAESVTYFEKHFPG, from the coding sequence ATGACAGTTCTGGTTACGGGTATCAGCGGACTACTTGGCACAAACCTGGTATTGCTCTTACTGGAAAAAGGCTATCAGGTAAAAGGTGTTGCCCGCAATATCAGTAGCCTGCCTTTCGGGAAGCACCCCAGGTTAATACTGATCCAAAGCGAGCTTACCGCTGATTTGTCTGCGCATTTAAAAGACACAGACTGTGTGATACATGTAGCCGCACTTACACAACAAAATATCATTCATTATGATGAATACTACCGCGTTAACCATACAGCCACTGCGCTGCTCGCGGAGGGGGCTATTGCTGCGGGTGTGCGCCAGTTTATTTACGTGAGTACCGCCAACACCATTGGCTATGGAATTCAACAAGATGGCCTAAAGGATCCGGAAGATCAACCCATGCGAAAGCCGTTTGACCATTCCTTCTACGCCCGGAGTAAGGCGGCAGCGGAAGCTTACCTGTTACAGCAAACCCATAGAATCAAAGTGCATATTGCAAATCCCACTTTTATGATCGGCCCCTACGACAGCAAACCCAGCAGCGGAGCCATTATCCTGATGGGCATGCACAAACGCCTGCTTTTTTATCCGCCTGGTGGCAAAAATTTCGTGGCGGTAAAAGATGTTGCTTCGGGTATAGAAAAAATGATCCATCAGGGTGAAAACGGCAGGCGCTACCTGCTGGCAGGAAACGACAATCTTAGTTACCGGGATTTTTTTAAACTGCTAAAAGAGCACACCGGTCAAAAGCAGCGGATGATACCTATCCCATCCTTCCTGCTTCAAGTGGCAGGTTGTATTGGAGATTTGCTTAGACAGTTTAGTATAAAAACCAGTTTATGCACTAATAATATGCGGATCTTAAACGTAAAGAATTATTACAGCAATAAAACCTCTGTTAAAGAATTAGGTATGCAGTACCAGGATATTAAAGCGGCGATTGCAGAAAGTGTGACTTATTTTGAAAAGCATTTTCCTGGTTAA
- a CDS encoding FecR family protein produces the protein MEHKLIAYYEQTLDAPEQQEVEQWIAESAEHKKTYEDTIRIWENSRINPAYKLFNKELAWQKLQQQLEENPLVNTKKAKVISLNWRKGWAVAASITALVVLFLFINNPRPEQFTAQKEQRTIILKDESKVTLYEEASLMVAKAFNKKTRTVTLKGNAYFDIAKNAAKPFIIHNNDMDVEVLGTSFTIQQGVGFNTVFVHSGKVKATLADKSVIATANQKIVKDNRNNQLRVLPFNNTINEALHTQLIKIKDMRVDSLAQMLEGLYNIELQLAPGIESKKVTSTYLIHSETPDQIVENIALMINASWIKKDHNQYLISK, from the coding sequence ATGGAGCATAAATTGATAGCTTACTATGAGCAAACGCTGGACGCTCCGGAGCAACAAGAGGTGGAGCAATGGATTGCAGAAAGCGCCGAACATAAAAAAACATACGAGGATACGATCAGGATCTGGGAAAACTCCCGGATCAACCCTGCATACAAACTCTTTAATAAAGAACTGGCCTGGCAAAAATTACAGCAGCAGCTGGAAGAAAACCCGTTAGTAAACACGAAAAAAGCAAAAGTCATCAGCCTTAACTGGCGTAAAGGGTGGGCTGTAGCCGCATCTATCACAGCTTTGGTGGTATTGTTTTTATTCATCAATAATCCCAGGCCCGAGCAATTTACCGCTCAAAAGGAACAACGTACTATCATTTTGAAAGATGAAAGCAAAGTAACCCTTTATGAAGAAGCTTCACTAATGGTAGCTAAAGCGTTCAATAAAAAAACAAGAACCGTTACCTTAAAAGGCAATGCTTATTTCGATATTGCAAAAAATGCGGCCAAGCCGTTTATCATCCATAATAATGATATGGATGTGGAAGTATTGGGTACTTCGTTTACCATACAACAGGGAGTTGGTTTTAACACGGTTTTCGTACATAGCGGAAAAGTAAAAGCAACGCTGGCAGACAAAAGTGTAATAGCTACTGCTAATCAAAAAATTGTAAAAGACAACCGCAATAACCAACTGCGCGTATTACCATTTAATAATACCATTAATGAGGCATTGCATACACAACTTATTAAAATTAAAGATATGCGGGTAGACAGCCTGGCGCAAATGCTGGAAGGTCTTTACAACATAGAGCTACAGTTAGCCCCGGGTATTGAAAGCAAAAAGGTTACGAGTACTTATCTGATCCACTCGGAAACGCCTGATCAGATCGTTGAAAATATTGCCTTAATGATCAATGCCAGCTGGATTAAAAAAGATCATAATCAATACCTCATTTCTAAATAA
- a CDS encoding stage II sporulation protein M, producing MYFRFLTALILREALFIKKNKDRWLKDEAAPPVSPDEMASAFTQTVDDLAYAKTFYAHSKTTNYLNKLAARMYLNIYRNRKEESSRLKTFWKYELPLTIQKHHRTLLFSFVLFTVFFLLGFFVSRQDVEVARNFFGDSYVNQTIENIEKGNPFGIYEGGNPLLSWLGIMINNIKVAFIFFVSGIFCGIPTMYKLAETGAMVGIFDQLFASHGYGIQFWLVVFVHGMLEITAIIVSGMAGFVLGKSFLFPGTKKRIEAFREGAKDGVKIMIGIVPVFVIAAFFEGLITRLYNDASWLTSFITAASTVFVIWYFIIYPIQLHKKNTAKALLTRQTL from the coding sequence TTGTATTTTAGATTTTTAACCGCATTGATTTTGAGAGAGGCGTTATTTATCAAAAAAAACAAAGACCGTTGGCTAAAGGATGAAGCGGCTCCCCCTGTATCACCTGATGAAATGGCCAGTGCTTTTACCCAAACGGTAGATGACCTTGCCTACGCCAAAACTTTTTATGCTCATAGCAAAACGACTAACTACCTGAATAAGCTGGCGGCCCGGATGTACCTGAATATTTACCGCAACCGGAAGGAAGAAAGCAGTCGCCTGAAAACTTTCTGGAAGTACGAATTACCACTTACCATCCAAAAACATCACAGAACCCTATTATTCTCCTTTGTACTTTTTACCGTTTTCTTTTTACTCGGCTTTTTTGTCTCCCGTCAGGATGTGGAGGTAGCACGTAATTTCTTCGGAGATAGTTATGTCAATCAAACCATAGAAAACATTGAAAAAGGTAACCCTTTTGGTATCTATGAAGGGGGCAACCCGTTATTGAGCTGGCTGGGCATTATGATCAACAATATTAAAGTGGCTTTTATATTTTTTGTGTCGGGCATTTTCTGCGGCATACCCACGATGTACAAGCTGGCAGAAACCGGGGCAATGGTAGGTATTTTTGACCAGCTATTTGCATCACATGGATATGGAATTCAATTCTGGCTGGTAGTTTTTGTTCATGGCATGCTGGAGATCACGGCTATTATAGTATCAGGCATGGCTGGATTCGTGCTTGGAAAGAGCTTTTTGTTTCCCGGAACGAAAAAGCGCATAGAGGCTTTTAGAGAAGGTGCCAAAGACGGGGTAAAAATTATGATAGGGATTGTGCCTGTTTTTGTTATTGCAGCTTTTTTTGAAGGCCTTATTACAAGGCTCTACAATGATGCATCGTGGCTGACCTCTTTTATAACCGCAGCTTCCACCGTTTTTGTAATATGGTATTTTATTATTTACCCGATACAGCTTCATAAAAAAAACACAGCGAAAGCACTGTTGACCAGGCAAACCCTATGA
- a CDS encoding AAA family ATPase yields the protein MAEPIFENRIDLTTLNQAVLNITDEIRKVIVGQDEMVQLIITALLADGHVLIEGVPGVAKTQTAKLVARAVDAAFARIQFTPDLMPSDVIGTPVFNPSDARFEFKKGPVFGNIVLVDEINRAPAKTQAALLEVMEERQISIDGVTYKMDAPFMVLATQNPVEQEGTYRLPEAQLDRFLFKIEVPYPQEEEELKILSLFHKMGNNNPLEGVKAALNGTQINQLRQQVKEILIEDKLLAFIAKLVHQTRNNKAIYLGASPRASLAIMNASKATAAIQGRDFVTPEDIIRVAAPVLRHRIILSPEKEMEGVNENEIIKQIINGLEIPR from the coding sequence ATGGCAGAACCGATTTTTGAGAACCGCATTGATTTAACTACGCTGAACCAGGCGGTTTTAAATATTACCGATGAAATACGCAAAGTAATTGTGGGCCAGGATGAGATGGTTCAGTTGATCATCACTGCATTGCTGGCAGATGGTCATGTGCTGATTGAAGGAGTACCAGGGGTGGCTAAAACACAAACAGCCAAGCTGGTAGCCAGGGCAGTGGATGCTGCATTTGCGCGTATACAGTTTACACCGGATCTCATGCCTTCGGATGTAATCGGAACGCCGGTATTCAATCCGTCGGATGCACGGTTTGAGTTTAAAAAAGGTCCCGTGTTTGGCAATATTGTTTTGGTAGATGAGATCAACCGCGCCCCCGCTAAAACACAGGCGGCACTGCTGGAAGTGATGGAAGAGCGGCAAATATCGATAGATGGTGTGACTTACAAAATGGACGCGCCCTTCATGGTGCTGGCTACCCAAAACCCGGTAGAGCAGGAAGGCACTTATCGTTTGCCCGAGGCTCAGCTGGATCGCTTTTTATTCAAGATAGAAGTGCCCTACCCCCAGGAAGAGGAGGAATTAAAAATACTTTCTTTGTTTCACAAGATGGGAAATAACAATCCATTGGAAGGTGTAAAAGCCGCATTAAACGGCACACAGATCAACCAGCTCAGGCAACAGGTCAAAGAGATACTGATTGAAGATAAACTGCTGGCTTTTATTGCTAAACTGGTGCACCAGACTCGTAATAATAAAGCCATTTACCTCGGCGCTTCTCCCCGGGCTTCGCTGGCGATCATGAACGCATCGAAGGCAACGGCAGCCATACAGGGCCGGGACTTTGTAACACCTGAAGACATTATCAGGGTGGCAGCCCCGGTACTTCGTCATCGTATCATTCTTTCACCCGAAAAAGAAATGGAAGGCGTGAATGAAAACGAAATTATTAAACAGATCATCAACGGGCTGGAAATCCCGAGGTAG
- a CDS encoding DUF4350 domain-containing protein: MKKALPYILTALLISSVIIYLVALRSSPRSRKPSLKVSLDKRDKNPYGAFVLHESLKKFFSGAEFKINYNYPGDSKIFGYHPQNQLYVIVQQEFFPQDYEIDDLINYIQRGNSVFISTLSFNTQLSRFIRANVEKINYLDDDIIEYYNDSMQATISTPPFNGQRQFSYPGSRVESFLNRSDSSISEVLGHGTNGEPNLIHLQKGNGHLYVHTSPIAFSNYFLLYDNNIQYFEKIFSLLSAATPAVIWDEYFKRPHAKNNNKKQWFSFIMKNNYFRAGVLTALALLLIYTLTEFRRRQRVIPVINSPTNDTLEFVKTMGLLYYERGDHGNLAQKMSAYFMEHVRSRYKIFAQTPDQDFVKELSYKSGVSESLIKDIVLQIGRITNAEVYSDTELIALQKNIESFHNNE, translated from the coding sequence GTGAAGAAAGCATTGCCTTATATATTAACTGCGCTGCTGATATCATCGGTGATCATTTACCTGGTTGCATTGCGTTCGTCGCCCAGAAGCAGGAAGCCAAGCCTGAAAGTAAGCCTCGATAAAAGAGATAAAAACCCCTATGGTGCTTTTGTATTGCATGAAAGCTTAAAAAAGTTCTTTTCGGGCGCGGAGTTTAAAATAAATTATAACTATCCCGGAGACAGTAAAATTTTCGGGTATCATCCCCAGAACCAGTTATACGTCATCGTTCAGCAGGAATTTTTTCCACAAGACTATGAGATAGACGACCTGATCAACTACATTCAAAGAGGCAATAGTGTATTTATAAGTACCTTAAGCTTTAATACCCAGCTGTCCCGCTTTATAAGAGCAAATGTAGAAAAAATCAATTACCTGGATGACGATATAATTGAGTACTATAACGATTCGATGCAGGCCACCATAAGCACACCTCCTTTCAACGGGCAACGGCAGTTCAGCTATCCGGGATCTAGAGTCGAAAGCTTTTTAAACCGGTCGGATAGCAGTATTTCTGAGGTATTGGGGCATGGAACCAATGGTGAGCCGAACCTTATACACTTACAAAAAGGAAACGGTCACTTATATGTTCACACATCGCCGATCGCTTTTAGCAATTATTTCCTTTTATACGATAATAATATCCAGTATTTCGAAAAAATCTTCTCTTTGCTTTCCGCAGCCACACCTGCTGTAATATGGGATGAATACTTTAAACGGCCTCATGCAAAAAATAACAATAAAAAACAATGGTTCAGCTTTATCATGAAGAACAATTATTTCAGGGCGGGTGTTTTAACAGCATTAGCGCTACTCCTTATTTACACCTTAACCGAATTTCGCCGCAGGCAAAGGGTTATACCCGTTATCAACAGTCCTACTAACGATACCCTTGAATTTGTAAAAACAATGGGACTATTATATTATGAACGGGGAGACCACGGCAACCTGGCGCAGAAAATGAGCGCTTATTTCATGGAGCATGTCAGGAGCCGCTACAAGATCTTTGCTCAAACTCCTGACCAGGATTTTGTGAAAGAGCTGAGCTATAAATCAGGTGTATCTGAATCATTGATTAAAGATATTGTCCTCCAGATTGGCCGCATCACCAATGCAGAGGTATATAGCGATACCGAGCTGATCGCCTTACAAAAAAATATTGAATCGTTTCATAACAACGAATAA
- a CDS encoding STN and carboxypeptidase regulatory-like domain-containing protein, producing MRKYCAFFLLLLFSHALFAQEKILQQKVSVDFRNITMYDALMQIERKGGFYFSYDNQFIKNQKKISFTATDAPVKEVLDRLLDKEYYYIINNNKIVIRKKETEYITVQGSFFDNTDQKPVEYVTVYEPNLKIGTMSNDQGHFSLKVPLNSNIKIIANRVSYYDTSFTVEGKSNTALKIGLTPNITTEETFTVHSIERHWLARSVISTKQKFNSLNLKNYFYERKFQLGFWPGIGTKSALKGQQENKISFNVFGGYAAQVDAFELGGLFNIVQKHVRSLQIGGLFNVVGGTVNGVQIGGLNNYVAGDVNALQIGGLANINKSNTTGLQISGLYNQTQLFNGLQIGGLANYTQNINGGMQLAGLVNHTRQFKKGMQLSGLANITTQLDKGAQVSGLVNYAKKINGFQLGVLNLADTLNGVSIGPFNYSRNGKHSLSVSVQENQQVNIAYKSGSYKLYNIIQVGWLNSDVAGGHYLFGYGLGSEWKLKGKLKMATELINLHYTVTDNFDTDYSNIILQPLFIYQLHKNIQLFAGPRLQYQQPVKMGNKAYYSNFSRNMLPLIEGKKDALHLGFSLGVNIF from the coding sequence TTGAGAAAATATTGCGCCTTCTTCTTACTGTTGCTTTTTAGCCATGCCCTTTTTGCCCAGGAAAAAATACTGCAACAAAAAGTATCGGTTGACTTCAGAAACATTACTATGTATGATGCCCTGATGCAGATAGAGCGTAAGGGGGGCTTTTATTTTTCTTACGACAACCAGTTTATTAAAAACCAGAAAAAAATATCTTTTACTGCGACGGATGCGCCTGTCAAGGAGGTGTTAGACCGGTTACTGGATAAGGAATATTACTACATCATTAATAATAACAAAATAGTTATCCGTAAAAAAGAAACAGAATACATTACGGTACAGGGTTCCTTTTTTGACAATACCGATCAGAAGCCGGTAGAGTATGTAACGGTTTATGAGCCAAACCTGAAGATCGGAACCATGTCTAACGACCAGGGGCATTTCTCGCTTAAAGTACCTCTAAACAGCAATATCAAAATTATAGCTAACCGGGTGTCTTATTACGACACCAGTTTCACGGTGGAGGGCAAAAGCAATACAGCGCTAAAGATTGGCCTGACACCCAATATCACTACTGAAGAAACGTTTACGGTTCATTCTATCGAACGGCATTGGCTGGCAAGAAGCGTTATCAGCACCAAACAAAAATTCAACAGCCTTAACCTGAAAAATTATTTCTATGAACGCAAATTCCAATTAGGGTTCTGGCCGGGCATTGGTACCAAAAGTGCTTTAAAAGGGCAACAGGAAAATAAAATATCTTTCAATGTTTTTGGCGGGTATGCGGCACAGGTAGATGCATTCGAACTTGGAGGATTGTTTAACATTGTACAAAAACATGTACGATCTCTGCAAATAGGCGGGTTATTTAACGTGGTGGGAGGTACGGTAAACGGCGTTCAGATTGGTGGCCTGAATAACTACGTTGCCGGAGACGTCAACGCGTTGCAAATTGGAGGATTGGCAAATATTAATAAAAGCAATACTACCGGATTACAGATTAGTGGCTTGTACAACCAAACACAGCTATTCAACGGACTGCAAATTGGCGGGCTGGCGAATTATACCCAAAATATAAACGGCGGCATGCAACTGGCCGGACTGGTCAATCATACCAGGCAATTTAAAAAAGGAATGCAGCTTTCCGGTCTGGCTAATATTACGACACAGTTGGATAAGGGCGCACAGGTAAGCGGATTGGTGAATTACGCCAAAAAGATCAACGGGTTCCAGTTAGGCGTCCTGAACCTGGCCGACACATTAAACGGTGTATCCATCGGGCCATTCAATTATAGCCGTAATGGTAAGCATTCTTTATCGGTATCTGTGCAGGAAAATCAGCAGGTAAATATAGCCTATAAATCGGGCAGCTATAAATTATATAATATTATACAGGTAGGCTGGCTCAACAGTGATGTGGCAGGCGGCCATTATTTATTTGGTTACGGGTTGGGAAGCGAATGGAAATTGAAAGGAAAGCTTAAAATGGCTACCGAGCTGATCAACCTGCATTATACAGTTACCGATAACTTTGATACAGATTACAGCAATATCATTCTTCAACCGCTCTTTATCTACCAGCTGCATAAAAATATCCAGTTATTTGCCGGTCCGAGGCTGCAATACCAACAGCCTGTTAAAATGGGAAACAAAGCTTACTACAGTAACTTTAGCAGGAACATGCTCCCCTTGATTGAAGGTAAAAAAGATGCACTTCACCTGGGCTTTTCACTAGGCGTAAATATTTTTTAA
- a CDS encoding DUF58 domain-containing protein, giving the protein MKTKLLNRSSTGWKSRGSLEKKAESISYSLFTDLKSFYLNKIVYYIGGVCSVLYMAGYFFHPFYSIASLLLLLLLIAVLADLALLYSKKSGIVATRQLPERLSISDENPVSLFISNRYNFPVNALIIDELPVQLQIRDWKRIIQIPALMSETISYQVKPLTRGAYTFDNINVIVTGPLRLTRRRYAIGAQHTVKVYPSFVQMRRFQLLAISNRLEEAGIKKVRRLGHSSEFEQIKEYVRGDDYRTINWKATSRKGGLMINNYTDEKSQQIYCVINKGRVMKMPFDGMTLLDYAINASLVLSNIAMVKQDKAGLVTFAEKMDSFIPADKKPGQMNLILESLYKQQTQFLEADYEKLYATVRNRVTNRGLVVLFTNFESLEGLKREMPAFKKISHYHLLLVVFFENTAIKGLIHSNAEDLEQVYVKTIAEKFAFEKKQMVKELQQNGILSILTTPEQLTVNTINKYLELKKRNYI; this is encoded by the coding sequence ATGAAAACGAAATTATTAAACAGATCATCAACGGGCTGGAAATCCCGAGGTAGTTTAGAGAAAAAAGCAGAATCTATCTCCTACTCACTATTCACTGATTTGAAATCTTTCTATCTAAATAAAATTGTATACTACATCGGCGGGGTCTGCTCGGTGCTCTATATGGCGGGCTATTTCTTTCACCCGTTTTATAGTATTGCGTCCCTGCTTTTATTGCTGCTGTTGATTGCGGTGCTTGCCGACCTGGCATTATTGTATTCTAAAAAAAGCGGCATTGTGGCTACCCGGCAACTTCCCGAAAGATTAAGCATCAGCGATGAAAACCCCGTTTCGTTGTTTATTTCCAACCGGTACAATTTCCCGGTGAATGCTTTAATTATTGATGAATTACCGGTTCAGCTGCAAATAAGGGACTGGAAACGCATCATCCAGATACCGGCTTTAATGTCTGAAACTATTTCTTACCAGGTAAAACCCTTAACCCGCGGGGCATATACATTTGACAATATTAATGTAATAGTAACCGGTCCGCTAAGGCTTACAAGAAGACGTTATGCGATCGGCGCCCAACATACGGTGAAAGTTTATCCATCCTTTGTACAAATGCGCCGGTTTCAGTTGCTGGCAATCAGCAATCGCCTGGAGGAAGCCGGTATCAAAAAAGTAAGGCGCCTTGGACATAGTTCGGAATTTGAGCAAATAAAAGAATATGTACGCGGTGATGATTATCGTACCATTAACTGGAAAGCTACCAGCCGAAAGGGCGGACTGATGATCAATAATTATACAGATGAGAAAAGCCAGCAGATTTATTGTGTAATTAATAAAGGACGGGTAATGAAAATGCCTTTTGATGGCATGACGCTTTTGGATTACGCGATCAATGCTTCGCTGGTACTATCAAACATAGCAATGGTTAAACAGGATAAAGCCGGTTTGGTCACTTTTGCTGAAAAAATGGACAGCTTTATACCTGCCGATAAAAAACCGGGGCAAATGAACCTGATCCTGGAATCGCTGTACAAACAGCAAACGCAGTTCCTGGAAGCTGACTATGAAAAGCTATACGCCACGGTACGTAACAGGGTCACCAACCGCGGCCTGGTGGTGCTGTTCACCAATTTTGAATCCCTCGAGGGACTCAAACGTGAAATGCCCGCATTTAAAAAAATCTCCCATTATCATTTACTGCTGGTCGTATTTTTTGAAAACACAGCTATCAAAGGATTGATCCATTCCAATGCAGAAGACCTGGAACAGGTATATGTAAAAACTATTGCTGAAAAATTTGCTTTTGAAAAAAAGCAGATGGTAAAAGAATTGCAACAGAATGGGATACTCAGTATTTTAACCACACCAGAGCAACTCACAGTAAATACCATTAATAAGTACCTGGAGTTAAAGAAAAGGAATTACATATAA